One segment of Cerasicoccus sp. TK19100 DNA contains the following:
- a CDS encoding ABC transporter ATP-binding protein, producing MAVIEIKDLRYSFGQGETRQEVLHGITADFSRGEITIIAGPSGSGKTTLLKLIAGLRTIQTGSIVIDGQALESSTQKQLVAVRRKIGFIFQSHHLIGSLDVTQNVMMPLTFDPKMTASKAKERALEILHEVDLSEHVNKKPEQLSGGQKQRVAIARALVHRPTIILADEPTASLDGPTGREVVNHLQRLSKEFGNTIVMVTHDNRILDVADHLVTLVDGKLSENAPEVGSDF from the coding sequence ATGGCGGTTATTGAGATCAAAGACTTGCGCTATTCGTTTGGCCAGGGCGAGACCCGCCAAGAGGTTTTGCATGGTATCACGGCGGACTTCTCCCGTGGGGAAATTACCATCATTGCCGGGCCCTCGGGTTCGGGCAAAACCACCTTGCTCAAGCTGATCGCCGGTCTGCGCACAATCCAAACCGGCAGCATCGTGATCGACGGGCAGGCGCTGGAGTCATCCACGCAAAAGCAGCTCGTGGCCGTGCGCCGCAAGATCGGCTTCATCTTCCAGAGCCATCACCTGATCGGCTCCCTGGATGTGACGCAAAACGTGATGATGCCGCTGACCTTCGACCCGAAAATGACGGCGTCGAAGGCCAAAGAGCGCGCTCTGGAGATTTTGCACGAAGTCGACCTTAGCGAGCACGTGAACAAGAAGCCTGAGCAGCTTTCCGGAGGGCAAAAGCAACGCGTGGCCATCGCGCGGGCGCTCGTTCACCGGCCGACCATTATTCTGGCCGACGAGCCCACGGCTTCACTGGATGGCCCAACGGGGCGCGAAGTGGTCAACCACCTGCAGCGCCTCTCCAAAGAGTTCGGCAATACCATCGTGATGGTGACGCATGACAACCGCATCCTTGATGTGGCGGACCACCTCGTGACGCTGGTCGACGGCAAGCTTAGCGAGAATGCGCCAGAAGTGGGCTCGGACTTTTAA